In Falco biarmicus isolate bFalBia1 chromosome 7, bFalBia1.pri, whole genome shotgun sequence, a single window of DNA contains:
- the FANCI gene encoding Fanconi anemia group I protein isoform X1, giving the protein MAQRILALAAEEVPERLQEALQSLEEGELGDMVTKQALKGRETAALLRGIFKGSPCSQQNGVLRRLQVYKHCIPLVESGDLHLGKVSEIIGLLMLESRQLPGHALAELATLFVDVIKGGSLSNGKSLELFSTVLTALASSNESLAYGKGELNGEDFKKQLINTLCSSKWDPRSVIHLANMFRDIPLSGEELQFVVEKILRMFSKLDLQEIPPLVYQLLLLSAKGSKKTVLEGIISFFDQLDKRQKEEQRVPQSVDLEVTTMPLDQLRHVEGTVILHIVSVMNLDQDLGEELIRHLKAEQQKDPARALCPFSVALLLSVAVKHRLQEQIFNFLKTSITRSCKDLQFLQASKFLQDLFPQQYDVTTVILEVVKNSAFGWDHVTQGLVDLGFSLMESYEPKKLFGGKAADTSYGLSKMPAQQAGRLGASILLETFKVHEPIRSDILEQVLNRVLTKAASPVSHYIDLLSNIVVSAPLVLQTSSSKVTETFDNLSFLPIDTVQGLLRAVQPLLKVSMSVRDSLILVLQKAIFSRQLDARKAAVAGFLLLLRNFKVLGSLSSSQCSQAIGASQVQADVHACYNSAANEAFCLEILGSLRRCLSQQADVRLMLYEGFYDVLRRNSQLASSIMETLLSQLKQYYLPQPDLLPPLKLEGCIMAQGDQIFLQEPLAHLLCCIQHCLAWYKSTVRLCQGAEDDEEEKEDVGFEQNFEDMLESVTRRMIKSELEDFELDKSADFSLSSGVGVKNNIYAIQVMGICEVLIEYNFSVGNFSKNKFEDVLGLFTCYNKLSEILKEKAGKNKSTLGNKTARSFLSMGFVSTLLTALFRDNAQSHEESLAVLRSSTEFLRYAVSVALQKVQQLEETGQTDGPDGQNPEKMFQNLCKITRVLLWKYTTIPTVFEEPGKKKGKSISLLCLEGLLRIFNTVQQLYTARIPQFLQALDITDGDAEETDINVTEKAAFQIRQFQRSLVNQFSSPEDDFNSKEAQSLITVLSTLSKLLDPASQQFLQFLTWTAKVCKENALEDIACCKGLLSLLFSLHILYKSPVSLLRELAQDIHACLGDIDQDIEVESQSHFAIVNAKTAAPTVCLLVLSQADKVLEEVDWLIKKLTSLGSDTSEDSSQASNQTQALEKGVILQLGTLLTVYHELVQTALPAGSCVDTLLRSLSKTYAILTSLIKHYIQACRSTSNTIPGRLEKLVKLSGSHLTPQCYSFITYVQNIHSESLSFAEEKKRKKEDEAAAISTVMAKVLRDTKPIPNLIFAIEQYEKFLIHLSKKSKVNLMQYMKLSTSRDFRINASMLDSALREHNTRDAENEPDNDQSSTAEQTDENQEPKKKRQRKK; this is encoded by the exons ATGGCCCAGCGCATCCTGGCGCTGGCGGCCGAGGAGGTCCCCGAGCGGCTGCAGGAggccctgcagagcctggaggaGGGCGAG CTGGGCGACATGGTGACAAAGCAGGCCCTGAAGGGGAGGGAGACGGCAGCTTTGCTAAGAGGGATCTTCAAAG GCTCCCCCTGTTCCCAGCAAAATGGTGTTCTCAGGAGGCTTCAGGTTTACAAGCACTGCATCCCACTAGTGGAGTCAGGGGACCTGCATTTGGGCAAGGTGTCTGAAATCATAGGACTTCTGATGCTGGAG TCTCGCCAGCTGCCAGGCCATGCATTGGCTGAGCTTGCCACCCTGTTTGTTGATGTTATTAAAGGCGGCAGCCTGTCTAACGGGAAATCCTTGGAGTTGTTTTCCACTGTTCTCACTGCGTTGGCCAGTTCGAATGAGAGCCTAGCTTATGGGAAAG GTGAACTGAATGGGGAAGACTTTAAGAAACAGCTGATAAATACCCTCTGCTCCAGCAA GTGGGATCCTCGGAGCGTAATACATCTTGCCAACATGTTCAG GGATATTCCATTATCAGGAGAGGAGCTGCAGTTTGTGGTGGAAAAGATCCTCAGGATGTTCTCCAAGTTAGACCTGCAGGAAATTCCCCCTCTGGTCTATCAgctgttgctgctttctgcaaag GGCAGTAAGAAgactgttttagaaggaatcATCAGTTTTTTCGATCAGTTGGATAAGagacaaaaggaagaacagaggGTTCCACA ATCAGTGGACCTTGAGGTCACCACAATGCCCCTAGACCAACTCCGCCATGTGGAAGGCACCGTTATTCTCCATATTGTCTCTGTTATGAACCTGGATCAGGACCTAGGAGAGGAACTAATCAGACACCTAAAG GCTGAGCAACAGAAGGACCCTGCTAGAGCCCTGTGTCCCTTCAGCGTGGCTCTTTTGCTATCAGTTGCAGTAAAACACAGACTGCAAGAGCAG atatttaatttcttgaaaaCATCAATCACAAGAAGCTGCAAGGACCTGCAGTTCCTTCAGGCCTCCAAGTTTCTGCAGGATTTGTTTCCTCAACAATATGATGTAACCACTGTAATTCTGGAAGTGGTGAAAAATAG TGCATTTGGCTGGGACCATGTTACTCAGGGCCTGGTGGATCTTGGCTTCAGCCTAATGGAATCATATGAACCAAAAAAGCTCTTTGGAGGAAAAGCTGCTGATACCAGTTATGGCCTTTCAAAAATGCCAGCCCAGCAGGCTGGCAGACTGGGAGCAAGTATCCTGCTGGAAACGTTTAAG GTTCATGAGCCCATCAGAAGTGATATTCTTGAGCAGGTCTTGAACAGAGTCCTCAcaaaagcagcatctcctgTCAGCCACTACATAG acttGCTGTCCAATATCGTTGTGTCTGCTCCTCTTGTGCTTCAGACTTCATCCTCCAAAGTCACAGAGACCTTTGACAATTTGTCCTTTCTGCCCATTGATACAGTGCAAGGGCTCCTCCGGGCAGTACAG CCTCTGCTCAAAGTCAGCATGTCAGTGAGGGACTCCCTGATACTTGTTCTCCAAAAAGCTATCTTTTCCAG GCAGCTCGATGCTCGTAAAGCTGCGGTTGCTGgctttttgcttctgttaaGAAATTTTAAGGTTCTGGGCAGCTTGTCCtcttcccagtgcagccagGCCATTGGTGCCTCTCAG GTCCAGGCAGATGTTCATGCCTGCTATAATTCTGCAGCTAATGAGGCCTTCTGCCTTGAAATCCTGGGCAGCCTGAGGCGATGTTTGAGCCAGCAAGCGGATGTTCGTCTCATGTTATATGAG GGTTTTTATGACGTCCTTCGGAGGAACTCCCAGCTGGCCAGCTCTATAATGGAAACGCTCTTGTCCCAG CTAAAGCAATATTACTTGCCCCAGCCAGACCTCCTGCCTCCACTGAAACTTGAGGGATGTATTATGGCTCAAGGAGATCAAATCTTTCTGCAAGAACCACTG GCCCATCTGCTCTGCTGTATCCAACACTGTCTTGCCTGGTATAAGAGCACTGTGCGTCTATGCCAAGGAGCTGAAGATGacgaggaggagaaggaggatgTGGGATTTGAGCAAAACTTTGAAGATATGCTAGAATCTGTCACACGACGAATGATCAAGAGCGAGTTGGAAGACTTTGAACTG GATAAATCGgcagatttttctctgtcttctggtGTCGGTGTGAAGAATAACATCTATGCCATTCAGGTGATGGGAATTTGTGAGGTCCTGATTGAGTACAATTTCAGCGTAGGGAATTTCAG TAAGAACAAGTTTGAGGATGTCCTAGGCCTGTTTACATGTTACAACAAACTCTCTGAAATCCTGAAGGAGAAAGCTGGAAAGAACAAATCTACCTTGGGCAACAAAACTGCACGGAGCTTCCTGTCCATGGGTTTTGTATCTACTCTGCTCACAGCTCTGTTCAG GGACAATGCCCAAAGCCATGAGGAGAGCCTGGCAGTTCTGCGCTCCAGCACAGAGTTCCTGCGCTATGCTGTCAGTGTAGCTCTGCAGAaggtgcagcagctggaggagacaGGACAAACTGATGGACCAGATGGACAAAATCCTGAGAAGATGTTTCAGAACCTCTGCAAAATCACACG GGTTCTGCTTTGGAAGTACACTACAATTCCTACTGTTTTTGAAGAACCAGGGAAGAAGAAGGGCAAAAGCATTTCACTTCTGTGCTTGGAAGGTTTGCTGCGGATCTTCAACACAGTGCAGCAGCTGTACACTGCCAGGATCCCCCAGTTTCTACAAGCACTAG ATATTACTGATGGTGACGCAGAAGAAACGGATATTAATGTCACAGAGAAAGCTGCCTTCCAGATCCGACAGTTTCAG AGGTCCCTGGTGAACCAGTTCAGCAGTCCTGAAGATGACTTCAACTCCAAGGAAGCACAGTCACTCATCACAGTTCTCTCCACTTTGTCCAAACTCCTGGATCCGGCTTCTCAGCAG TTCCTTCAATTCCTGACTTGGACAGCCAaagtttgcaaagaaaatgctCTCG AGGATATCGCTTGCTGTAAGGGTTTGCTGTCTCTGCTCTTCAGTCTCCATATTCTATACAAGAGTCCTGTCAGTCTGCTGCGTGAACTCGCGCAAGACATCCATGCTTGCCTGGGAGACATAGATCAG GACATAGAAGTGGAGAGTCAGTCCCATTTTGCCATAGTGAATGCCAAGACTGCAGCCCCTACTGTCTGT CTGCTGGTTCTGAGTCAGGCGGATAAGGTCCTTGAAGAGGTGGATTGGCTTATCAAGAAACTCACCAGTCTGGGATCAGACACATCAG AAGACTCTTCTCAAGCATCAAACCAAACTCAGGCTCTGGAGAAAGGTGTAATTCTGCAGCTGGGAACTCTGCTGACAGTTTATCATGAGCTGGTACAGACAGCACTCcctgcagggagctgtgtgGACACGCTGCTGAGAAGCCTCAGCAAGACATACGCAATTCTCACCTCCCTCATCAAACAT TATATCCAAGCTTGTCGCAGTACCTCCAATACGATTCCCGGAAGGCTGGAAAAGCTG GTGAAGCTCTCGGGTTCCCATTTGACCCCACAGTGTTACTCATTCATTACTTATGTACAG AACATCCACAGTGAGAGCTTAAgctttgcagaagagaagaaaaggaagaaagaggatgAAGCTGCTGCAATCTCCACAGTCATG GCTAAGGTGCTTCGGGACACCAAGCCAATCCCAAACCTGATTTTTGCAATAGAGCAGTATGAGAAGTTCCTTATCCATCTCTCCAAGAAATCAAAG GTGAACTTGATGCAATACATGAAGCTAAGCACCTCCCGGGACTTCCGCATCAACGCATCCATGCTAGACAGCGCGTTACGAGAGCATAACACAAGGGATGCTGAAAACGAGCCAGACAACGACCAG agcagcacagcGGAGCAGACAGATGAGAACCAGGAACCCAAAAAGAAGAGACAGCGAAAAAAGTAA
- the FANCI gene encoding Fanconi anemia group I protein isoform X2 has protein sequence MAQRILALAAEEVPERLQEALQSLEEGELGDMVTKQALKGRETAALLRGIFKGSPCSQQNGVLRRLQVYKHCIPLVESGDLHLGKVSEIIGLLMLESRQLPGHALAELATLFVDVIKGGSLSNGKSLELFSTVLTALASSNESLAYGKGELNGEDFKKQLINTLCSSKWDPRSVIHLANMFRDIPLSGEELQFVVEKILRMFSKLDLQEIPPLVYQLLLLSAKGSKKTVLEGIISFFDQLDKRQKEEQRVPQSVDLEVTTMPLDQLRHVEGTVILHIVSVMNLDQDLGEELIRHLKAEQQKDPARALCPFSVALLLSVAVKHRLQEQIFNFLKTSITRSCKDLQFLQASKFLQDLFPQQYDVTTVILEVVKNSAFGWDHVTQGLVDLGFSLMESYEPKKLFGGKAADTSYGLSKMPAQQAGRLGASILLETFKVHEPIRSDILEQVLNRVLTKAASPVSHYIDLLSNIVVSAPLVLQTSSSKVTETFDNLSFLPIDTVQGLLRAVQPLLKVSMSVRDSLILVLQKAIFSRQLDARKAAVAGFLLLLRNFKVLGSLSSSQCSQAIGASQVQADVHACYNSAANEAFCLEILGSLRRCLSQQADVRLMLYEGFYDVLRRNSQLASSIMETLLSQLKQYYLPQPDLLPPLKLEGCIMAQGDQIFLQEPLAHLLCCIQHCLAWYKSTVRLCQGAEDDEEEKEDVGFEQNFEDMLESVTRRMIKSELEDFELDKSADFSLSSGVGVKNNIYAIQVMGICEVLIEYNFSVGNFSKNKFEDVLGLFTCYNKLSEILKEKAGKNKSTLGNKTARSFLSMGFVSTLLTALFRDNAQSHEESLAVLRSSTEFLRYAVSVALQKVQQLEETGQTDGPDGQNPEKMFQNLCKITRVLLWKYTTIPTVFEEPGKKKGKSISLLCLEGLLRIFNTVQQLYTARIPQFLQALDITDGDAEETDINVTEKAAFQIRQFQRSLVNQFSSPEDDFNSKEAQSLITVLSTLSKLLDPASQQFLQFLTWTAKVCKENALEDIACCKGLLSLLFSLHILYKSPVSLLRELAQDIHACLGDIDQDIEVESQSHFAIVNAKTAAPTVCLLVLSQADKVLEEVDWLIKKLTSLGSDTSDSSQASNQTQALEKGVILQLGTLLTVYHELVQTALPAGSCVDTLLRSLSKTYAILTSLIKHYIQACRSTSNTIPGRLEKLVKLSGSHLTPQCYSFITYVQNIHSESLSFAEEKKRKKEDEAAAISTVMAKVLRDTKPIPNLIFAIEQYEKFLIHLSKKSKVNLMQYMKLSTSRDFRINASMLDSALREHNTRDAENEPDNDQSSTAEQTDENQEPKKKRQRKK, from the exons ATGGCCCAGCGCATCCTGGCGCTGGCGGCCGAGGAGGTCCCCGAGCGGCTGCAGGAggccctgcagagcctggaggaGGGCGAG CTGGGCGACATGGTGACAAAGCAGGCCCTGAAGGGGAGGGAGACGGCAGCTTTGCTAAGAGGGATCTTCAAAG GCTCCCCCTGTTCCCAGCAAAATGGTGTTCTCAGGAGGCTTCAGGTTTACAAGCACTGCATCCCACTAGTGGAGTCAGGGGACCTGCATTTGGGCAAGGTGTCTGAAATCATAGGACTTCTGATGCTGGAG TCTCGCCAGCTGCCAGGCCATGCATTGGCTGAGCTTGCCACCCTGTTTGTTGATGTTATTAAAGGCGGCAGCCTGTCTAACGGGAAATCCTTGGAGTTGTTTTCCACTGTTCTCACTGCGTTGGCCAGTTCGAATGAGAGCCTAGCTTATGGGAAAG GTGAACTGAATGGGGAAGACTTTAAGAAACAGCTGATAAATACCCTCTGCTCCAGCAA GTGGGATCCTCGGAGCGTAATACATCTTGCCAACATGTTCAG GGATATTCCATTATCAGGAGAGGAGCTGCAGTTTGTGGTGGAAAAGATCCTCAGGATGTTCTCCAAGTTAGACCTGCAGGAAATTCCCCCTCTGGTCTATCAgctgttgctgctttctgcaaag GGCAGTAAGAAgactgttttagaaggaatcATCAGTTTTTTCGATCAGTTGGATAAGagacaaaaggaagaacagaggGTTCCACA ATCAGTGGACCTTGAGGTCACCACAATGCCCCTAGACCAACTCCGCCATGTGGAAGGCACCGTTATTCTCCATATTGTCTCTGTTATGAACCTGGATCAGGACCTAGGAGAGGAACTAATCAGACACCTAAAG GCTGAGCAACAGAAGGACCCTGCTAGAGCCCTGTGTCCCTTCAGCGTGGCTCTTTTGCTATCAGTTGCAGTAAAACACAGACTGCAAGAGCAG atatttaatttcttgaaaaCATCAATCACAAGAAGCTGCAAGGACCTGCAGTTCCTTCAGGCCTCCAAGTTTCTGCAGGATTTGTTTCCTCAACAATATGATGTAACCACTGTAATTCTGGAAGTGGTGAAAAATAG TGCATTTGGCTGGGACCATGTTACTCAGGGCCTGGTGGATCTTGGCTTCAGCCTAATGGAATCATATGAACCAAAAAAGCTCTTTGGAGGAAAAGCTGCTGATACCAGTTATGGCCTTTCAAAAATGCCAGCCCAGCAGGCTGGCAGACTGGGAGCAAGTATCCTGCTGGAAACGTTTAAG GTTCATGAGCCCATCAGAAGTGATATTCTTGAGCAGGTCTTGAACAGAGTCCTCAcaaaagcagcatctcctgTCAGCCACTACATAG acttGCTGTCCAATATCGTTGTGTCTGCTCCTCTTGTGCTTCAGACTTCATCCTCCAAAGTCACAGAGACCTTTGACAATTTGTCCTTTCTGCCCATTGATACAGTGCAAGGGCTCCTCCGGGCAGTACAG CCTCTGCTCAAAGTCAGCATGTCAGTGAGGGACTCCCTGATACTTGTTCTCCAAAAAGCTATCTTTTCCAG GCAGCTCGATGCTCGTAAAGCTGCGGTTGCTGgctttttgcttctgttaaGAAATTTTAAGGTTCTGGGCAGCTTGTCCtcttcccagtgcagccagGCCATTGGTGCCTCTCAG GTCCAGGCAGATGTTCATGCCTGCTATAATTCTGCAGCTAATGAGGCCTTCTGCCTTGAAATCCTGGGCAGCCTGAGGCGATGTTTGAGCCAGCAAGCGGATGTTCGTCTCATGTTATATGAG GGTTTTTATGACGTCCTTCGGAGGAACTCCCAGCTGGCCAGCTCTATAATGGAAACGCTCTTGTCCCAG CTAAAGCAATATTACTTGCCCCAGCCAGACCTCCTGCCTCCACTGAAACTTGAGGGATGTATTATGGCTCAAGGAGATCAAATCTTTCTGCAAGAACCACTG GCCCATCTGCTCTGCTGTATCCAACACTGTCTTGCCTGGTATAAGAGCACTGTGCGTCTATGCCAAGGAGCTGAAGATGacgaggaggagaaggaggatgTGGGATTTGAGCAAAACTTTGAAGATATGCTAGAATCTGTCACACGACGAATGATCAAGAGCGAGTTGGAAGACTTTGAACTG GATAAATCGgcagatttttctctgtcttctggtGTCGGTGTGAAGAATAACATCTATGCCATTCAGGTGATGGGAATTTGTGAGGTCCTGATTGAGTACAATTTCAGCGTAGGGAATTTCAG TAAGAACAAGTTTGAGGATGTCCTAGGCCTGTTTACATGTTACAACAAACTCTCTGAAATCCTGAAGGAGAAAGCTGGAAAGAACAAATCTACCTTGGGCAACAAAACTGCACGGAGCTTCCTGTCCATGGGTTTTGTATCTACTCTGCTCACAGCTCTGTTCAG GGACAATGCCCAAAGCCATGAGGAGAGCCTGGCAGTTCTGCGCTCCAGCACAGAGTTCCTGCGCTATGCTGTCAGTGTAGCTCTGCAGAaggtgcagcagctggaggagacaGGACAAACTGATGGACCAGATGGACAAAATCCTGAGAAGATGTTTCAGAACCTCTGCAAAATCACACG GGTTCTGCTTTGGAAGTACACTACAATTCCTACTGTTTTTGAAGAACCAGGGAAGAAGAAGGGCAAAAGCATTTCACTTCTGTGCTTGGAAGGTTTGCTGCGGATCTTCAACACAGTGCAGCAGCTGTACACTGCCAGGATCCCCCAGTTTCTACAAGCACTAG ATATTACTGATGGTGACGCAGAAGAAACGGATATTAATGTCACAGAGAAAGCTGCCTTCCAGATCCGACAGTTTCAG AGGTCCCTGGTGAACCAGTTCAGCAGTCCTGAAGATGACTTCAACTCCAAGGAAGCACAGTCACTCATCACAGTTCTCTCCACTTTGTCCAAACTCCTGGATCCGGCTTCTCAGCAG TTCCTTCAATTCCTGACTTGGACAGCCAaagtttgcaaagaaaatgctCTCG AGGATATCGCTTGCTGTAAGGGTTTGCTGTCTCTGCTCTTCAGTCTCCATATTCTATACAAGAGTCCTGTCAGTCTGCTGCGTGAACTCGCGCAAGACATCCATGCTTGCCTGGGAGACATAGATCAG GACATAGAAGTGGAGAGTCAGTCCCATTTTGCCATAGTGAATGCCAAGACTGCAGCCCCTACTGTCTGT CTGCTGGTTCTGAGTCAGGCGGATAAGGTCCTTGAAGAGGTGGATTGGCTTATCAAGAAACTCACCAGTCTGGGATCAGACACATCAG ACTCTTCTCAAGCATCAAACCAAACTCAGGCTCTGGAGAAAGGTGTAATTCTGCAGCTGGGAACTCTGCTGACAGTTTATCATGAGCTGGTACAGACAGCACTCcctgcagggagctgtgtgGACACGCTGCTGAGAAGCCTCAGCAAGACATACGCAATTCTCACCTCCCTCATCAAACAT TATATCCAAGCTTGTCGCAGTACCTCCAATACGATTCCCGGAAGGCTGGAAAAGCTG GTGAAGCTCTCGGGTTCCCATTTGACCCCACAGTGTTACTCATTCATTACTTATGTACAG AACATCCACAGTGAGAGCTTAAgctttgcagaagagaagaaaaggaagaaagaggatgAAGCTGCTGCAATCTCCACAGTCATG GCTAAGGTGCTTCGGGACACCAAGCCAATCCCAAACCTGATTTTTGCAATAGAGCAGTATGAGAAGTTCCTTATCCATCTCTCCAAGAAATCAAAG GTGAACTTGATGCAATACATGAAGCTAAGCACCTCCCGGGACTTCCGCATCAACGCATCCATGCTAGACAGCGCGTTACGAGAGCATAACACAAGGGATGCTGAAAACGAGCCAGACAACGACCAG agcagcacagcGGAGCAGACAGATGAGAACCAGGAACCCAAAAAGAAGAGACAGCGAAAAAAGTAA